The Juglans microcarpa x Juglans regia isolate MS1-56 chromosome 2D, Jm3101_v1.0, whole genome shotgun sequence DNA window CTAGGTCAATTAGGTCAAATACTGCAGAAATATCTAATTATATTTCCATAAATAACATTTATCATGGCCTGCATCCCACATCAAGCATAAAATTCTGTGGTCATTGTCACGATCCTCTGTCCAGTTAAAGGAAGAGTGTTGAATCTCTTCTTCAATATTCTTCTTTAGGATGTTTCGGATCATAAAAATTATGCCAGTgatctgttttatacttttttttgtcttcgTCATCATTATCAATCATCATTGTGATGATCATatgcattttcaattttcatgggTTGAGAGAATATGgtaacctcttttattctctaCATGGTCTGGTTGGAGAGACAGTTTTTCCTATTGAAAGTATAAGGGCCAGTGCTTTATTGAGTATGCTCCGGCCTAATGAAAGATGTCTGTGGACTGAAGTTTGGGTACTacactatttttgtttttccacACACATTCTTTTTGCCCCTCAGCATGGTGCTGTCCGTCTGCTTCCCCAGCCCCCACACCCTTCTTTTCAATCTGTTCGTTTAAATtcctgaaatttaaaattttcctaTGTAATTAGGCTATGCCTTCtgcattatttaataaaatattcaattacTTAGAATAAGAATccttgaatttaaaattttaatagcaCCTCTGAGAGACTGAGTGAGTGGTGTGCTTGCCAATTTATATTTCATAACAGCCACTGGATTTTAAAGGGTCTATTGTAAGAATAACTTTCAAAAGATTTCTTTTCCAGAAGCCTGCTAGTGCCATCCAGATACCAATCTTTTGATCTTAGTACCTGCTTTTTAAAAGCAAATCAGATTGTATCAGGTCTTGTCAAATTAAAAGCaattaattcttcttttttcccttttcaattTGAACCTCGTAAGAAGCCATATATATTCTAGAATTTTGGTGCTTGGGAGGTTCTTTGCGGTTCATTAGCAGACTGAAGTCATTTCCATTGTAAGAATAACTTATTTGATATTTGTACAGGAGATTAACTTATTTGATATTTCCCAATGCAGGTCCACAGGTCTGTACAGATCCTAAGAGACAAGCAAGAACTTGCTGAAACCCAAAAAGAACTGGCCAAGCTTCAGCTTGCACAAAAAGAGTCGTCTTCATCAAGCCACTCGCAGTCCAACGAGGAGAAAACTTCAGCAGCGGCTGTTGATTCGAAAAAGACTGACAACACATCTGATGCACATAACCAGCAATTAGCTCTTGCTCTGCCACACCAAGTAGTACCCCAGCAACAGTCTGCACCCCCTCCACAAGCACTGGCTCAGAATCTAACTCAACAACAGCCCTATTATCTCCCTCCAACTCCATTACCAAATCCACCTGCACAAACACAACACCACCCTCAGAGTCAGTATCAGCCTTCTGATTCCCAGTACCGAACAGCCCAACTGCAGGACATCTCCAGGGTGGCACCCCAGCCAGCGCAGTCTCAAGTAAATCAAACGCCACCAGTACAACCATTCCCGCAGTATCAGCAGCAATGGCCCCAGCAGCCACCCCAGCCAACACAGCAGTCCATGATGCAACCCCAGATCAAGCCCTCTTCAGCAGCAGTTTACCCTTCCTACCCACCAAGTCAATCAACGAACCCATCTCCTCAAGAAACGCTGCCTAACAGCATGCCAATGCAAGTGCCATTTCCTGGAATCCCTCAGCCGGTATCGAGCCGAGCTGATGCCATGCCATATGGATATGGTGGTGCAGGTAGAACAGTTCCGCAGCAGCCTCAGCAAATCAAGAGCAATTTTGGAGCACAACCAGGCGATGGCTATGCTGCTGTTGGGCCCCAGCAAGTACTTCCTCCAGGGAGTTCT harbors:
- the LOC121249993 gene encoding transcription factor SPT20 homolog; this encodes MASGSSGRANPGSKGFDFGSDDILCSYEDYVNQDSSNGSHSDPVIGSNSSKDFQKSRMARSAMFPAVYNQPEDSFGQDVIATVERSMKKYADNLMRFLEGISSRLSQLELYCYNLDKSIGEMRLDLVRDHGEADSKLKNLEKHLQEVHRSVQILRDKQELAETQKELAKLQLAQKESSSSSHSQSNEEKTSAAAVDSKKTDNTSDAHNQQLALALPHQVVPQQQSAPPPQALAQNLTQQQPYYLPPTPLPNPPAQTQHHPQSQYQPSDSQYRTAQLQDISRVAPQPAQSQVNQTPPVQPFPQYQQQWPQQPPQPTQQSMMQPQIKPSSAAVYPSYPPSQSTNPSPQETLPNSMPMQVPFPGIPQPVSSRADAMPYGYGGAGRTVPQQPQQIKSNFGAQPGDGYAAVGPQQVLPPGSSYMMYDSEGRAHHSPQPPHYAQGGYPPTSVSLQNPQQPTTGPNLLVRNSTHSQFYHNHPYSELIEKLASMGYRGDHVASVIQRMEESGQPVDFNTVLDRLNVHSSGGSQRGW